Below is a genomic region from bacterium.
GCTTTCAGGACGCCGTTCGCGCCGAGGCTCATCCAGACGAGGAATCCGCCGACCGGGACGAAGAGCCCTGCAAACAGGAGCCGTTTGACGAGCTCGCTGCTGGGACGGATGTTCGGTACGAAGAGCAGAACACCGCCAGCGACGAGGAGCACTCCGAGCAGAAGCAACCCGAAACCCGGCCAGAACGCGCCTGGGCGAGAGCCGGTGAGCGCGGAAATGATTTCCGCAACTCCGCCGACACCGCTGACCGTGCCGATGATTGCAAACAAAAGACCAACAAGTGCGAGGAAGATACGCATGTGTTTAACCCTCCAAAGGATTGCTGCCTCTCCACAGACTTATCAGAGTGTGACATACTATTATACTATCTGTCAAGTACTCCCGCGGCGCATCCCCTGTCGAAACGAGTAAGCGCATTGCTCCGAGGCTTAAACCCCGCTAAAATAGGCTCTAATGCTCACGCCTCCGGCCGCTATAGAAGCTTTGCTGTTCGCCTCGGGCGAAGCGATGGAGAAGAAGGAAATCGGGAAACTCCTTAAGCTTTCGCCGGAGGAGGTTGCCATGGCCCTTGAGGGGCTTCGGGAGCAGCTTGCCGGGCGCGGCGTGGCGCTCATCGAGACGGCGGAAACCGCGGAATTGCGCACCTCTCCGGAAGCTTCGGAGATCGTTAAGGCGCTTCGCGCCGGAGAACTCGCCCGGGATCTCGGGAAAGCGGGCCTTGAGACGCTCGCCATCGTGCTCTATAAAGGCGGCTCGACGAGAAGCGAGATCGACTGGGTGCGCGGCGTCAATTCCTCGGCGACCGTACGTTCGCTTCTTCTTCGCGGCCTTATCGAGAGAGTCGAGGATCCGGAAGACAAGCGCCGGGCGAAGTACCGGCCGACGACCGAAGCGCTCGCGCACCTGGGACTTACGAGCGCCGGGGAACTCCCGCGCTACCAAGAACTCGCCGCGCTCACCGAAGCCGCAAGCACTCCCGAAGCCCCGGCCGAAACCGCATGAATACGAACGACCTTAGGGAGCTGGCGGCAAATACCCGCGTATCGCGCGAGTCGGCGCTCGCGCTCCTTGCCTGCGTCGCGATACTCGCGCTTTTCATAGTGATTCCTTCAAAGCCTAAATCGGAAGCCGCGCCGGTCGTAACCGCGGCCACGAGCGCTCCTCCCGACGCCTACCAAAACCTGCCGCTTCAGGGGAAGGCGGCGATCGTGTACGACCTCACGACGAATGAGACGCTCTTCGCGAAAAATGCGGACGCGCAGCTCCCGCTCGCATCCCTCACGAAACTCCTCACCGTCTACGCCGCGGTCCATGAGCTCGGGCTCAATACGACCATAACCATGACGCCGGAAGCGCTTTCGGTCGACGGCGTAAACGGGATAAGCGGGCTCTCGGCAGGAGAGCGCTTCACCCTCAAGGATCTCGCTTCGCTCACGCTCACGGCGTCCGTGAACGCAGGCGCGACGCAGCTTGCGCTCTCGACCGCGGAGCGCGGCGGGAAGAGTCCCGAGGATAGCCTTGCCGCCGCCGCATCCGCCGCGGGTCTTTCCGAAACCTATGCGCTTAACGGGAGCGGGCTCGACGTGTCGGAAGCGGTCTCCGGCGGCTATGGCTCGGCACGCGACGTGGCGCTCCTTGCGGGGGCGCTCCTTCGGGAAGCGCCTTCGATCGCCGAAGCGACGACGCGTTCCTCCGTCTCTATTTCCTCGGAAGCAGGGAAAGCGCATACGCTCAAAAACACCAACCAGGGCGTGATCCATACCTCAAGCGTATTGCTTTCGAAGACCGGCTATACCGACCTTGCGGGAGGGAACCTGGTCGTCGTCTTCGATGCGGGAATCGCGCACCCGGTGGCGGTCGCCATTCTCGGTTCGACGCAGGACGCGCGCTTCAGCGACGTGGATACGCTCGTTGCCGCAACGCTCGCGCACTTTTCCGGTACCGCCTCGCTATGAACGGAACCGACATCATTAAAATCTTCGTTCCGGCGACGCTCGCGTTTATCGCGGGCATCGCGCTCGCGCCTTTGCTCACCCACTATCTCTATAAATACAGGGTCTGGAAGAAGACCGAGGGCAAGATAGCGCTCGACGGCACGCGCGCGGTCGAATTCGAGAAGCTGCGCACCACGGTCCACGCCGGGACCGAGACCAAGACCCCGCGCATGGGGGGCGTACTTATCTGGGCGAGCGTCGTCGTCGTGACGCTTGGGATCTGGGTGCTTGCGCGCATAACGCCGTTCGCTTCGCTTGATAAGCTCGATTTCCTGAGCAGAAGCCAGACCTGGATTCCGCTCTTTACACTGCTTGCGGGAGCGCTCATGGGGCTTATGAACGACGCGCTCGATATCCTTCCGGGAGGAGAGCGGGGGATCCGGCTTCGGACCCGCCTCCTCTTCGTCGCGCTGGTCGCGCTTTTCATCGGCTCCTGGTTCTATGCGAAGCTCGGCGTCGTCGCGGTCGCGCTCCCGCTTCACGGCGTGATAACGCTCGGGTGGCTTATCATTCCGTTCTTCGTAATCCTCACGCTCGTCCTCTATGCGGGCGGCGTGATCGACGGCATCGACGGGCTCTCGGGCGGCGTGTTCGCGAGTATTTTCATGGCATACAGCGGCATCGCGCTCTTCCAGGATCGGATAAACCTCGCGGCTTTCTGCGCAACCCTGGCGGGCGCCATCCTCGCGTTCCTCTGGTTCAATATCCCTCCCGCGCGGTTCTGGATGACCGAGACCGGGACCATGGGACTCACTATGACCGTCGCGGCGGTCGCCTTCATGACCGATACGCTCGGGGGCGGATACGGCCTCGCCGCGCTTCCCGTGATCGCGCTTCCTCTCTTCGCCACCGTCTTTTCAAACGTGCTCCAGGTGCTCTCGAAGAAATTCCGCGGGAAGAAGCTCTTCAGGATCGCGCCCCTCCACCATCACTTCGAAGCGGTCGGCTGGCCGTCCTATAAGGTGACGATGCGGTATTGGATACTCTCGATCATCTGCGCGATTATCGGCATGAGCATCGCCCTCATCAAATAGCATGCGCTCCTTCTCCGGAGACCGGACATTCCTCGGGATCGTCACCATCCTCGCCCTTGGCGGCATCGCGATCTTCTCCTCGGCGGCGCTCGGTCTTCTCGCGCGGACCGGCAGCGCCGTCTCCCATGAGATTCTTTCGCAGGCCGTCCTCGGGCTCGGGGGAGGTATCGTCGCGTTCATCATCGCGCGGCGCGTTCCGCTCTCGTTCGTTCGCAAAGCTGCTCCGTATGCCTTCCTCGCGTCGCTTGCGCTCACGCTTCTGGTCTTCGTGCCGGGGCTCGGGACGCACGCGAACGGCGCGACGCGCTGGATCGATGTCGGCTTCACGACCATCCAGCCTGCGGAATTCCTCAAGATCGGCGTGGTGCTCATGATGGCGTGGTACCTCGCGAAGTACGCCCGGCAGCTCCATGATTTCACCAAGGGCCTTCTCCCGTTCATCGTGATCGTCGGCATCCCGGCGCTCGTGCTTCTCATGCAGCCCAACACCTCGACCACCCTCCTCATCGGCTCGACCGCGGCGGTGATGTATTTTGCGGCCGGGGCTCCGTGGAGGGATTTCGGCGTGCTGCTGGTTCTCGCGCTTGTGGCCGGAGGCGCGATCCTCTTCCTTCGCCCCTACGCGCTCGAGCGGGTCATGACGTTCATCAATCCGTCCGAGAACTCGCTCGATTCGAGCTATCAGATACAGCAGTCCCTTATCGCCGTCGGCTCCGGGGGCCTTGCGGGGCGGGGATTCGGCGAGAGCGTGCAGAAATTCAATTATCTTCCCGAGCCTGACGGCGACTCGGTCTTCGCGGTCTTCGCCGAAGAGTGCGGGTTCATAGGCGCGGTGCTGTTGGTGCTTTTGTTCGCGGCTTTGGCCGCGCGCGGGATTGTGATAGCGGGGGAGTCGCGCGACATGTTCGGCGGCCTCATCGCGCTCGGGCTTTCCTGGCTCATTGCATTCCAGGCGTTCGTCAATATGAGTGCCATGCTCGGCATTATTCCGCTTACGGGCCTCCCGCTTCCGTTCGTCTCCCACGGCGGTACGGCGCTCCTGGTGGTATTGGCCTGCGCCGGGCTTATTTTAAATATCGCGGCGCATAGGAAGCAGACGACGTAGCATTAAAAGCGAAACGGCGCGTGTTTCCACGCGCCGTTTAGTATTCATTTGTAACCGAATCAATCTTTCAGCTCCCCGATTGCTTGGGCAATCAGGAAGCTGGCGCTGAGGATGATGAAACCGATTCCGAAAGCACAGAACGCCATCGAGAATTCAAGGCTCGGAATCGGGAGGGACCTGCCATACATCGGAAGAATCATCGGCAAAGCGATTCCATGGGCGATGCAGAGTTGGCCGACGACAAAGGGAAAGAAAGCTTTTTCCATACTGCTAACCTCCTGGGCTGGTTTGAGCGGATCAGCTCCGCAAGATCAATTACTTAAATATCTTAGCATTATGCGTATATATTGTCAATACATGCACTCGAATTCCAGCCTGAAACGCAACAACTGACTTCTTGAAAAGCGCATACCCGCAGGTACGCTAGGAGCGTTGAACCACCTAAGCGCCATACGGGTATGCACACGCATCTTAACCGCGACCGCAGGGTCGCGCTAGCCGCTTTGAAAAAAGCGGGAATGAACCAGTCAAGAATCGCGAAGGAGCTCGGCGTACACCGCTCGACGATCAGCCGGGAGCTCCTGCGAAATGCACAGAAGAACGGTCGATACCATTCGATATGCGCGGATCGCCTCGCGCGCGGCCGAAGGAAAGGGTCGAAGAGAGAATCGCGCCTCCTTGAGAATGATGCGGGTCTGGAGACGCTCGTCGAGGCGCTCCTCGATCCTCTGGTATCTCCCGAACTGATCGCGCACGAACTCGGTATCAGCCACGAGACCATATACGCATGGATCTCGCGCTCAAGGCGCGATTTGCTGCCGCGGCTTCCGCAGCGCGGGAAGAAACGGAGACGATACGGCTTAAAACGCTCGAAGAAACAAGGCTGGACACGGCAGGTGCGCTGCATCGGGGAGCGGCCCGAAGCAGGAGAGAATTGGGAGGGCGATACCGTCAAAGGACGGACGAGAGCGAGACTGCTCGCGCACGTCGAGCGGCGAAGCCTCTATACGGTCGCCGATCTCATGCCGAACGGTACTGCAGATTCGGTGCATGCAGTATTGAAAAAACATCAGAAGATATCCGGTACGGTCACGTATGACCGCGGCAGCGAGTTCGCGCTCTGGCAGATGATCGAGCGCGATACCGGCGCAGCGATCTATTTTGCCGATCCGCACCACCCCTGGCAGCGCGGGAAGAACGAGAACACTAACGGAAGACTGAGAAGAATGTACCCGAAGCGTTTCGACTTCGGTACGATACGGCAACGGGACCTCGACGCCGTGGTGTCGCTCATGAACCACACCAAGCGAAAGTCCCTCTCTTGGCGGACGCCGTGTTCGCTCTTCAGGGGTGAGTGTTGCGATTCAGATTAGAATTTAAGGCGTATGCGTAGTAAAGGCCAATAAGTACGGGATGCTATACTTCTCCCCATGAAAATCGTGTTCACCGGAGGCGGCTCGGGCGGCCATTTCTATCCGATCATCGCCATTGCAGAAGCGATACACAACCAGGTGCGCGAACAGCGCCTCGTCGCTCCCAAGCTGTACTACGTCGGCCCCTCTGCCTTCGATGAGCAGGCACTGTTCGGCGAGAGCATTACTTTTATAAAAAGCGCGGCGGGAAAGCTCCGCCGCTATCCTTCGCTCTGGAATATCACCGATCTCTTCGTAACGGCGTTCGGCATCCTCTGGTGCCTCGTGACGCTCTTCCGGATTTATCCGGACGTCGTCGTCTCGACCGGCGGCTATATGAGCGTGCCGACAATACTCGCGGCGCATTTCCTTGGTATCCCGATCGTTGTCCACGAGTCCGATGCGAAACCCGGAAGGGCGAACTTGCTTGCTTCCAGATATGCGGCCCGCATCGCGATCGCGTTTGACAGCGCCGCCGCCTACTTCCCGAAGAAAGCACAGCCGCACGTCGCCCGCACGGGCATCGCGGTGCGCTCGGCGCTCTGGCGGCTCGAGCCTGAAGGCGCGAATCAGGAACTCGGGCTTGATACGAGCGTGCCGACCGTCTTTATCGTGGGCGGCTCCCTGGGTTCCAAGCGCATCAATGAGACCGTCCTCTCCGCGCTTCCAGGGCTTGTCGAATCAGTGAACGTAATCCATCAGACCGGCGCGGCGCACATCAAGGAGGTCGAGGCCACGGCGAAGGTGATTCTCGAAGGCGACCGGAACGCGACCCGGTACCATCCTGTCGCTTACTTGTCCGTCCGCGCACTCCAGCAGGCGGCAGGTGCGGCAACGGTGGTCGTATCTCGCGCGGGGGCCGGGACTATTACGGAGATATCGCTCTGGAAGAAGCCCGCGATACTCATTCCTATTCCGGAATCCATAAGCCACGACCAGCGCACGAACGCCTATGCCTATGCCCATACGGGAGCCGCGGTCGTGATCGAAGAGGCGAATCTCGCCCCCCACCTCCTTACGTCCGAAGTGAAGCGGATCGCGCTTGATAAGGAGCTTTCCGCCTCGATGGCGGAGAAAGGCGCTGGATTTGCGGATCCCGACGCCGCAAAGCTGATCGCGGGCGAGGTTCTTAAGATCGCGCTTTCGCACGAGGAATAACGTATGGTCGTCACCCGCATTCCGCCCTCGCCGACCGGCAAGCTTCACATCGGGACCGCGCGCACCGCGCTTTTCAATTATCTCTACGCCCGCAACCAAGGCGGCACGATCGTGTTCCGGAGCGAAGACACGGATCGCGAGCGGAGCAAGCGCGAATACGAAGACGAAATCGTCGAAGGCCTTTCGTGGCTCGGACTGTCCTGGGATTCCTTTTCCCGCCAGAGCGAACAGGCCCCGCGGCACCAGGAACTTCTCGAAAAGATAATCGCGGAAGAGAAAGCGTACGTGTCCGAGGAGGAAAGCAAGAACGAGGCGGGGAAGAGGGTCGAAGTGGTCCGGCTCAAAAACCCAGGCCGTTCGATATCCTTCCACGACGAGATCCGCGGGGAGATCACGTTCGATACCGCGGAACTCGGCGACTTCGTCATCGCGCGCGCGATCGACGACCCGCTCTATCACTTCGCCGTCGTCGCCGATGATTTGGATGCGGGCGTGACGCACGTCATCCGCGGCGAGGACCATATTTCAAACACGACGCGCCAGATACTCATCCAGGAGGCGCTCGGCGCACCCCGGCCCGCGTATGCGCACCTGCCCCTTATCCTCGACGCGAAGCGCGCGAAGCTTTCGAAACGAAACGGGGATACGGTGGGACTCGCAGAATACCGCGCGGAAGGTTTTCTCCCCGAAGCGCTCATAAACTATCTCGCGCTCCTCGGGTGGAACCCAGGAACGACGGAAGAGTATTTCTCCCTTGCCGAGCTTGTCGAACGCTTCTCATTCGACGGCGTACAGAAGGGAGGCGCGATTTTCGACCGGACGAAGCTGCTCTCCATAAACCAGCACTGGATGCGCGGATTGTCGGATAACGAGTATATCGCGCGCGGCGAACTCAAGGCACCGGATGAAGCGAAGCTCCGCAAGGCCCTGCCGCTGCTTCGCGACCGCGCGAAAACATTCGGGGAAGCCAGAGAAATGCTTCTCGGCGAGCTTGCCTGTCTTTTCTCCGCTCCGACACCCGAAGCAAGCCAACTCAAAGCCAAGGAACCGGAAGGGGAAGGGGAAGCTGCCAAAAGCCATTTAAGGGCAGCGCGAGCACTTGTGGAAGGGCTTAGCAGCTTCTCTTCCCCCGAGGCTATAAAAGAGGTGCTTATGCCATACGCCGACGGCATCCCGAAGGAAGCGGGCGGCAGGGGCGCGGTCCTCTGGCCCCT
It encodes:
- a CDS encoding SMC-Scp complex subunit ScpB; its protein translation is MLTPPAAIEALLFASGEAMEKKEIGKLLKLSPEEVAMALEGLREQLAGRGVALIETAETAELRTSPEASEIVKALRAGELARDLGKAGLETLAIVLYKGGSTRSEIDWVRGVNSSATVRSLLLRGLIERVEDPEDKRRAKYRPTTEALAHLGLTSAGELPRYQELAALTEAASTPEAPAETA
- a CDS encoding serine hydrolase; this encodes MNTNDLRELAANTRVSRESALALLACVAILALFIVIPSKPKSEAAPVVTAATSAPPDAYQNLPLQGKAAIVYDLTTNETLFAKNADAQLPLASLTKLLTVYAAVHELGLNTTITMTPEALSVDGVNGISGLSAGERFTLKDLASLTLTASVNAGATQLALSTAERGGKSPEDSLAAAASAAGLSETYALNGSGLDVSEAVSGGYGSARDVALLAGALLREAPSIAEATTRSSVSISSEAGKAHTLKNTNQGVIHTSSVLLSKTGYTDLAGGNLVVVFDAGIAHPVAVAILGSTQDARFSDVDTLVAATLAHFSGTASL
- a CDS encoding putative peptidoglycan glycosyltransferase FtsW produces the protein MRSFSGDRTFLGIVTILALGGIAIFSSAALGLLARTGSAVSHEILSQAVLGLGGGIVAFIIARRVPLSFVRKAAPYAFLASLALTLLVFVPGLGTHANGATRWIDVGFTTIQPAEFLKIGVVLMMAWYLAKYARQLHDFTKGLLPFIVIVGIPALVLLMQPNTSTTLLIGSTAAVMYFAAGAPWRDFGVLLVLALVAGGAILFLRPYALERVMTFINPSENSLDSSYQIQQSLIAVGSGGLAGRGFGESVQKFNYLPEPDGDSVFAVFAEECGFIGAVLLVLLFAALAARGIVIAGESRDMFGGLIALGLSWLIAFQAFVNMSAMLGIIPLTGLPLPFVSHGGTALLVVLACAGLILNIAAHRKQTT
- a CDS encoding IS30 family transposase, giving the protein MHTHLNRDRRVALAALKKAGMNQSRIAKELGVHRSTISRELLRNAQKNGRYHSICADRLARGRRKGSKRESRLLENDAGLETLVEALLDPLVSPELIAHELGISHETIYAWISRSRRDLLPRLPQRGKKRRRYGLKRSKKQGWTRQVRCIGERPEAGENWEGDTVKGRTRARLLAHVERRSLYTVADLMPNGTADSVHAVLKKHQKISGTVTYDRGSEFALWQMIERDTGAAIYFADPHHPWQRGKNENTNGRLRRMYPKRFDFGTIRQRDLDAVVSLMNHTKRKSLSWRTPCSLFRGECCDSD
- a CDS encoding UDP-N-acetylglucosamine--N-acetylmuramyl-(pentapeptide) pyrophosphoryl-undecaprenol N-acetylglucosamine transferase, which produces MKIVFTGGGSGGHFYPIIAIAEAIHNQVREQRLVAPKLYYVGPSAFDEQALFGESITFIKSAAGKLRRYPSLWNITDLFVTAFGILWCLVTLFRIYPDVVVSTGGYMSVPTILAAHFLGIPIVVHESDAKPGRANLLASRYAARIAIAFDSAAAYFPKKAQPHVARTGIAVRSALWRLEPEGANQELGLDTSVPTVFIVGGSLGSKRINETVLSALPGLVESVNVIHQTGAAHIKEVEATAKVILEGDRNATRYHPVAYLSVRALQQAAGAATVVVSRAGAGTITEISLWKKPAILIPIPESISHDQRTNAYAYAHTGAAVVIEEANLAPHLLTSEVKRIALDKELSASMAEKGAGFADPDAAKLIAGEVLKIALSHEE
- a CDS encoding glutamate--tRNA ligase family protein; this translates as MVVTRIPPSPTGKLHIGTARTALFNYLYARNQGGTIVFRSEDTDRERSKREYEDEIVEGLSWLGLSWDSFSRQSEQAPRHQELLEKIIAEEKAYVSEEESKNEAGKRVEVVRLKNPGRSISFHDEIRGEITFDTAELGDFVIARAIDDPLYHFAVVADDLDAGVTHVIRGEDHISNTTRQILIQEALGAPRPAYAHLPLILDAKRAKLSKRNGDTVGLAEYRAEGFLPEALINYLALLGWNPGTTEEYFSLAELVERFSFDGVQKGGAIFDRTKLLSINQHWMRGLSDNEYIARGELKAPDEAKLRKALPLLRDRAKTFGEAREMLLGELACLFSAPTPEASQLKAKEPEGEGEAAKSHLRAARALVEGLSSFSSPEAIKEVLMPYADGIPKEAGGRGAVLWPLRYALSGQERSPDPFSLIHILGKEESLARIDTALGILE